One window of Mangrovibacterium diazotrophicum genomic DNA carries:
- a CDS encoding XRE family transcriptional regulator, which translates to MNFLSDNLKYLRQQSRLTQQDLADKLGLKRSHIGAYEEGRATPKIATLVQIALNFDLSLDQLIRNDLSKEKYANVPSIGGLKILPIVVNAENEELIPIVPVKASAGYLNGFADPEYIGQLPAFNMPVPELSPGKTYRVFQLKGDSMLPVQPGAYMFCQFVESLDDLRDGQTYVLITKDAGLVYKRVYRQGDSRFLLKSDNPEYEPYAVDAEDVLEIWKAEGVLSFNLPQPNHLEVSRLSDILSEMKEEIRQLRNR; encoded by the coding sequence ATGAATTTTTTGTCCGATAACTTGAAATATTTGCGTCAGCAATCACGATTGACGCAGCAGGATTTAGCCGATAAATTAGGGTTGAAACGCTCACATATTGGTGCGTATGAAGAGGGAAGGGCAACGCCAAAAATCGCCACGCTTGTTCAAATTGCATTGAATTTTGATTTGAGTTTAGATCAACTTATTCGGAATGATTTAAGTAAGGAAAAATATGCGAATGTGCCGTCAATCGGAGGTTTGAAGATTCTGCCGATTGTCGTTAATGCAGAAAATGAAGAGTTGATTCCGATTGTTCCGGTCAAGGCTTCCGCCGGTTATTTGAATGGTTTTGCTGATCCGGAATACATCGGGCAGTTGCCCGCATTCAATATGCCGGTTCCCGAATTATCGCCGGGAAAAACGTATCGTGTCTTCCAGCTAAAAGGCGACAGTATGTTGCCGGTGCAGCCTGGAGCTTATATGTTTTGCCAGTTTGTTGAATCGTTGGATGATTTGAGAGACGGCCAAACCTATGTGTTGATTACGAAAGATGCAGGTTTGGTTTACAAGCGGGTTTATCGTCAGGGTGATAGCCGTTTTTTACTGAAATCAGATAATCCTGAATATGAGCCTTATGCTGTTGACGCAGAGGATGTGCTTGAAATCTGGAAAGCTGAGGGTGTTTTAAGTTTCAACTTACCACAGCCCAATCATTTAGAAGTGAGCCGCCTGTCGGATATTCTGTCGGAGATGAAAGAGGAAATTCGGCAGTTACGCAACCGTTGA
- the ftsY gene encoding signal recognition particle-docking protein FtsY, with the protein MGLFGLFSKAKKESLDQGLAKTKENVFQKLSRAVAGKSKVDDEVLDNLEEVLITSDVGVDTTLKIIRRIEERVERDKYLGVEELNRILKEEIAALLEENNSGDVDDFELPAGEDPYVIMVVGVNGVGKTTTIGKLAYNFKQAGKKVVLGAADTFRAAAIDQLEVWAKRVDVPIVRQDMGSDPASVAFDTLKSAKASGADVVIIDTAGRLHNKINLMNELSKIKKVMEKIVPGAPNEVLLVLDGSTGQNAFEQAKQFTKATEVTALALTKLDGTAKGGVVIGISDQFKIPVKYIGIGEKMEDLQIFRRGEFVDSLFS; encoded by the coding sequence ATGGGTCTTTTCGGATTATTTTCCAAAGCTAAAAAAGAGAGTCTTGATCAAGGTTTGGCGAAAACCAAAGAAAATGTTTTCCAGAAGCTAAGCCGCGCCGTTGCCGGTAAATCGAAGGTCGATGACGAGGTACTCGATAACCTTGAAGAAGTGCTGATTACTTCGGATGTAGGTGTCGATACAACCCTGAAAATAATCCGACGGATTGAGGAACGTGTCGAACGAGACAAGTACCTCGGCGTTGAAGAACTGAACCGAATTCTGAAAGAAGAAATCGCTGCTCTGCTCGAAGAAAACAACTCGGGCGACGTGGACGATTTTGAGCTTCCTGCCGGCGAAGACCCCTATGTTATTATGGTTGTAGGCGTGAACGGCGTTGGTAAAACCACAACAATCGGCAAGCTGGCTTATAATTTTAAGCAAGCTGGTAAGAAAGTTGTTTTGGGTGCAGCCGATACCTTCCGTGCCGCGGCAATCGACCAGCTTGAAGTTTGGGCAAAACGAGTGGACGTGCCGATCGTTCGCCAGGATATGGGCTCGGATCCGGCTTCTGTTGCTTTCGATACCTTGAAATCGGCCAAAGCTTCCGGCGCTGATGTTGTAATTATCGACACGGCTGGCCGTTTGCACAACAAGATTAACCTGATGAACGAGCTTTCGAAGATCAAGAAAGTGATGGAGAAGATTGTTCCGGGTGCACCAAACGAAGTGTTGCTGGTACTGGACGGATCGACCGGCCAAAATGCTTTTGAGCAAGCCAAACAATTCACCAAAGCAACCGAAGTGACTGCCCTGGCGCTGACCAAACTCGACGGAACCGCGAAAGGCGGTGTTGTGATCGGTATCAGCGATCAATTTAAAATTCCGGTGAAATACATCGGTATTGGCGAAAAGATGGAAGATTTACAGATTTTCCGTCGCGGCGAATTTGTAGACTCGCTTTTCTCCTAA
- a CDS encoding DUF4301 family protein → MKFTSQDLAQIKAIGKQPEEVQSQLDRFVNGFPDIELYSTVSKGNGLTILSKEELKQCITRYEKGSAAKQLCKFVPASGAASRMFKALYNFLDGQTDEQDEGVQTFFNDFDNFAFSDELAALLGNEKEELLKNKSKKVVELLLSETGLNYGNLPKALLTFHKYKDDSVTKAIDEHLVEGALYCAGSNDKVAIHFTVSEEHMSLIKSHLEKILPIFEKKFDKQYIITFSVQDKATDTVAVDLDNQPIRKENGELLFRPGGHGALLKNLDAIDADIIFIKNIDNVAAQWLIQDTIDYKKALGGVLLETQNKIFDYCQKLQNSDSIDAKLEEEILEFLGMKLGYKAPNSYNELAEPQKVAFLFNKLNRPMRICGVVQSSNTGGGPFWVKHPDGALSLQLVETAQVNLQTPAQTTILKSSEYANITDLVCGVRDFEGNKFDLMKFRDPDTGFIAEKSQGGKVLKAMELPGLWNGAMSDWNTAFVEVPMTTFNPVKTVLDLLNKEHQGAL, encoded by the coding sequence ATGAAATTCACGTCTCAGGATTTAGCTCAAATAAAAGCGATTGGAAAACAGCCTGAAGAAGTTCAGTCACAACTGGACCGTTTCGTTAACGGGTTTCCCGATATTGAATTGTATAGCACTGTTTCAAAAGGAAATGGACTTACGATATTATCAAAAGAAGAATTGAAGCAATGCATTACCCGGTACGAAAAAGGAAGCGCGGCCAAACAACTATGCAAATTTGTACCGGCATCAGGGGCCGCAAGTCGAATGTTTAAAGCACTTTATAACTTCCTCGATGGTCAGACTGACGAGCAAGACGAAGGCGTTCAGACCTTTTTCAATGATTTCGACAACTTTGCTTTTTCTGATGAATTGGCCGCTCTTTTGGGGAATGAAAAAGAGGAACTACTGAAAAATAAAAGCAAGAAAGTCGTCGAACTTTTGCTGTCAGAAACTGGACTTAATTACGGAAACCTGCCAAAAGCGTTGCTGACATTCCATAAATACAAAGACGACAGCGTTACAAAAGCGATCGATGAACATTTAGTTGAAGGAGCTTTGTACTGCGCTGGTTCCAACGACAAAGTTGCAATACATTTCACGGTTTCAGAAGAGCACATGTCTCTGATCAAATCCCACCTGGAGAAGATACTACCGATATTCGAAAAGAAATTTGACAAACAGTATATCATTACTTTTTCCGTTCAGGACAAAGCGACCGATACCGTAGCTGTTGATTTGGACAATCAACCGATTCGGAAAGAGAACGGAGAATTGTTGTTTCGTCCGGGAGGACACGGAGCTTTACTGAAAAATTTGGACGCAATTGATGCCGATATTATTTTCATCAAGAATATCGACAATGTTGCCGCACAATGGCTGATTCAGGATACAATCGACTACAAAAAAGCACTCGGAGGCGTGTTGCTCGAAACACAAAATAAGATATTCGATTACTGCCAAAAACTACAGAATTCGGACTCGATCGATGCAAAGTTAGAGGAAGAGATTTTGGAGTTTCTGGGTATGAAATTGGGGTACAAAGCTCCCAATTCATACAACGAACTAGCCGAGCCGCAAAAGGTAGCTTTCCTTTTCAACAAATTGAACCGGCCAATGCGCATTTGCGGCGTGGTGCAAAGCAGCAACACCGGCGGCGGTCCGTTTTGGGTGAAGCATCCGGATGGTGCATTGAGTTTGCAACTGGTAGAAACCGCCCAGGTAAACCTGCAAACCCCCGCACAAACAACGATTTTGAAATCGTCGGAATATGCCAACATTACCGACTTGGTATGCGGAGTTCGGGATTTTGAAGGAAATAAATTTGATTTGATGAAATTCAGGGATCCGGATACCGGGTTCATTGCTGAAAAGTCGCAGGGCGGAAAAGTACTTAAAGCAATGGAACTACCTGGTCTGTGGAACGGTGCCATGAGTGATTGGAACACCGCTTTTGTTGAAGTTCCGATGACGACATTCAACCCGGTTAAAACAGTCCTTGATTTGCTCAACAAAGAACACCAAGGAGCGCTATAA
- the rimO gene encoding 30S ribosomal protein S12 methylthiotransferase RimO codes for MKRGKVNIMTLGCSKNLVDSEMLLNQLDLNGFKVVHDSEDDDANIVILNTCGFIADAKEESVNTILNFADARKSGKLDKLLVMGCLSARYKEDLTKEIPEVDKFYGKFDFKEVVKDLNATFYEQKMYHRVKTTLGHFAYLKISEGCNRHCSFCAIPQFTGNHKSRDMESLIEEATRLAQDGVKELLVIAQDLSYYGIDRYGESKLAELINRLADIEGLEWIRLHYAYPSKFPMDVLTVMRERKNVANYLDIPLQHITDRMLGTMRRKITKDETIQLIQKIREEVPGIALRTTFLVGHPGETEEDFEELKAFIQEYPFERMGVFAYSSEDDTYAYKMYKDDIPQEVKEARADELMQMQQDISARFSQQQIGKKLRVLVDREEEEYFVARTEYDSPEVDCEVLIDKADGIKVGDMVEVTINDATEFDLFASVN; via the coding sequence ATGAAGAGAGGTAAAGTTAATATCATGACGCTGGGCTGTTCGAAGAACCTGGTCGATTCGGAAATGTTGCTGAATCAGTTGGACCTGAACGGCTTTAAAGTGGTGCATGATTCGGAAGACGACGATGCAAATATTGTAATTCTAAATACCTGTGGTTTTATTGCCGATGCCAAAGAAGAATCGGTCAATACGATCCTGAATTTTGCTGATGCCCGCAAGTCCGGCAAGTTGGATAAACTGTTGGTGATGGGCTGTTTGTCGGCTCGCTACAAGGAAGATCTGACCAAAGAGATTCCGGAGGTTGATAAATTCTACGGGAAGTTTGATTTCAAAGAGGTCGTGAAAGACTTAAACGCGACGTTCTACGAGCAAAAAATGTATCACCGGGTGAAAACCACGCTGGGCCATTTCGCCTACCTGAAAATCAGTGAAGGATGTAACCGCCATTGTTCGTTTTGTGCAATCCCGCAATTTACGGGCAACCACAAATCGCGCGATATGGAGAGCTTGATTGAAGAAGCTACCCGTTTAGCCCAAGACGGTGTGAAAGAGTTGCTGGTGATTGCCCAGGATTTGTCTTACTACGGAATTGACCGTTACGGCGAAAGCAAATTGGCTGAATTGATCAATCGTTTGGCTGATATCGAAGGTTTGGAATGGATTCGCTTGCATTACGCTTACCCGTCGAAATTCCCGATGGATGTTTTGACAGTGATGCGCGAACGTAAAAATGTGGCAAACTACCTCGACATTCCGCTTCAACATATTACTGATCGTATGTTGGGTACCATGCGCCGGAAAATCACGAAAGACGAAACAATTCAATTGATTCAGAAGATTCGTGAAGAAGTTCCGGGTATTGCTCTTCGTACGACTTTCCTTGTTGGTCACCCTGGTGAGACTGAGGAAGATTTTGAAGAGTTGAAAGCATTCATCCAGGAATATCCGTTTGAACGGATGGGAGTTTTTGCCTACTCGAGCGAAGATGATACTTATGCTTACAAAATGTATAAGGACGATATCCCGCAAGAAGTGAAAGAAGCTCGCGCAGACGAGTTGATGCAAATGCAACAGGATATTTCGGCTCGTTTCAGCCAGCAGCAGATTGGTAAAAAGCTGCGTGTTTTGGTTGATCGGGAAGAAGAGGAGTATTTTGTGGCTCGCACGGAATACGATTCGCCCGAAGTGGATTGTGAAGTGCTGATTGACAAAGCGGATGGTATTAAAGTTGGCGATATGGTCGAAGTTACCATTAACGACGCAACTGAATTCGATTTGTTCGCTTCTGTAAATTAG
- a CDS encoding alpha/beta hydrolase — MNRLLRILLALILFLIFLYVVGPKFPAPKLSSELPKIEVQLNRLDRFLADRESKLPVKSDNQSIVVWANDSLKQQTDWCLLYLHGFSASRMEGFPTHVNFASHFGMNAYLPRLASHGLDVPDPLLDMTPDRLYETAKEALQIAHLIGKKVVIMSTSTGGTLSLKLAAEFPELVDGLILLSPNVAINNSAAFLLSGPWGLQIARKVYDGNYRYTNENLHDEECAYWNCFYRLEAIVYLQQLVDATMDPRTFHRVNTPVFLGYYYKDEEHQDDVVRVEAALNMFDELGTADSLKEKQAFDAGVHVIGSGMFSKAQKEVEEAAIGFGEDLLKIKPE; from the coding sequence ATGAATCGTTTGCTCCGGATTCTTCTCGCACTCATACTCTTCCTGATCTTTTTATATGTCGTTGGCCCCAAGTTTCCTGCTCCGAAACTGAGTAGTGAATTACCAAAAATTGAGGTTCAATTAAACCGACTGGATCGTTTTCTGGCTGATAGGGAAAGTAAATTGCCTGTAAAGTCGGATAACCAAAGTATCGTGGTTTGGGCAAACGACAGCCTCAAACAACAAACAGATTGGTGTTTGCTCTACCTGCACGGTTTTTCGGCGTCGCGAATGGAAGGTTTTCCAACGCATGTGAATTTTGCCAGCCACTTTGGTATGAACGCTTATTTACCACGCTTGGCATCACACGGCTTGGACGTTCCGGATCCGCTGCTGGACATGACACCTGATCGACTTTACGAAACAGCAAAAGAAGCACTGCAAATCGCACACCTGATTGGCAAAAAAGTCGTCATTATGAGTACATCAACCGGCGGTACGCTTTCGCTGAAGCTAGCTGCAGAATTCCCGGAACTTGTCGATGGACTGATTTTACTATCACCGAATGTCGCCATTAACAATTCGGCTGCTTTCCTGCTCTCAGGGCCCTGGGGCTTGCAAATTGCCCGCAAAGTTTACGACGGTAACTATCGCTATACCAACGAAAACCTGCATGATGAAGAATGTGCTTACTGGAACTGTTTCTATAGACTGGAGGCCATTGTTTATCTGCAACAGTTGGTTGATGCCACGATGGATCCGCGTACATTTCATCGGGTAAACACGCCGGTATTTTTGGGTTATTATTACAAGGACGAGGAACATCAGGACGATGTGGTTCGGGTTGAAGCAGCCTTGAATATGTTTGATGAGTTGGGTACAGCTGACAGTTTGAAAGAGAAACAGGCTTTTGATGCGGGCGTTCATGTCATTGGAAGCGGCATGTTCTCGAAGGCACAAAAGGAAGTTGAAGAAGCCGCTATCGGGTTTGGCGAAGATCTACTAAAGATAAAACCGGAATAA
- a CDS encoding 2-oxoglutarate dehydrogenase E1 component, whose protein sequence is MDKYSQVGNQEIAAVDELYQDYLRDPASVDESWQNFFRGFELARTNYQSKSEFSGSNIDKEFAILNLIHGYRQRGHLFTKTNPVRARRKYRPTLDIENFGLEKNDLEKVFQAGNSIGIGPAKLKDIIAHLEATYCDSIGVEYQYIRHPEIVEWMQTKMESSKNSQSFTDEKRKHIFYHLKVAVGFESYIHKKFVGQKRFSLEGAESLIPALDAVIEHGAELGINEFIIGMAHRGRLNVLSNIMKKPYQNIFKEFYGTEYEEDISMGDVKYHLGFENTIKSDAGKDVKLSLVPNPSHLETVAGLVQGMARSRIDSLYNRDYNKLAPIVIHGDAAIAAQGIVYEIIQMSQLKGYKTGGTIHLVINNQVGFTTNYLDARSSTYCTDVAKVTRCPVFHVNGDDVEALIYTIKLAMEYRQKFHSDVFVDILCYRKYGHNEGDEPRFTQPLLYKAIAKHKNPRDIYAEKLSSLNIMSSEEINQEVVNFDNYLDEMFHESEKIDKLKIKQFLVQEYENFVKPGKTDFTDRIDTTVSKEKLLHLGEKLTTLPQDKVFFNKVNRIISDRKMMLSDNKLDWAMAELLAYASLLDEGYPVRLSGQDCERGTFAHRHAAFVVEDMDEKYFPLKNISPSQGPFHVYNSHLSEYGVMGFEYGYAMAQPNALTIWEAQFGDFSNVAQVIIDQYITSAEEKWGLMNNLALFLPHGYEGQGPEHSSGRIERFLTLAANNNMQVIVPSTPDNLFHLLRRQLLWGTRMPLIVFTPKSLLRHPLVSCTLDELSHGGFKEVIDDHIAKPTQVKQIVFSSGRLYYDLLKARVDRGDESTAIVRIEQLYPLPTDQIEAVLAKYKKAKRVIWAQDEPENMGAWPFLQRKLKHLNLELAARPESGTPAGGLMKQHNLRLEKIMNTIFSEAIFA, encoded by the coding sequence ATGGATAAATATTCTCAAGTTGGAAATCAAGAAATTGCCGCAGTTGATGAGCTTTACCAGGATTATCTGAGAGATCCTGCAAGTGTAGACGAGAGTTGGCAGAATTTCTTCAGAGGCTTTGAATTAGCACGTACAAATTATCAAAGCAAATCGGAATTCTCAGGAAGTAATATCGATAAAGAATTCGCGATTCTGAACCTCATCCACGGTTACCGCCAACGCGGACACCTGTTTACCAAAACAAACCCGGTACGCGCCCGTCGCAAGTATCGTCCAACCCTGGATATTGAGAACTTCGGACTCGAAAAGAATGATCTGGAAAAAGTATTCCAGGCAGGTAACAGCATTGGAATTGGCCCGGCCAAATTAAAAGATATCATCGCGCATCTGGAAGCAACCTATTGCGACTCTATTGGTGTTGAATATCAATATATTCGTCACCCGGAGATTGTGGAGTGGATGCAGACAAAAATGGAGAGTTCGAAAAACTCGCAATCATTTACCGACGAAAAAAGAAAACACATTTTCTACCATCTCAAAGTGGCTGTCGGCTTCGAAAGTTACATTCATAAGAAATTTGTTGGTCAGAAGCGCTTTTCGCTCGAAGGAGCTGAAAGTTTGATCCCGGCACTGGACGCTGTCATTGAGCACGGAGCAGAGCTCGGCATCAACGAATTTATTATCGGTATGGCTCACCGCGGGCGATTGAACGTGTTGAGTAATATTATGAAGAAGCCTTATCAGAATATCTTTAAGGAATTCTATGGTACTGAATACGAGGAAGATATTTCGATGGGTGACGTGAAATATCACCTGGGCTTTGAAAACACGATTAAATCGGATGCAGGGAAGGACGTCAAACTGAGTCTTGTACCAAACCCTTCGCACCTGGAAACAGTAGCCGGATTGGTGCAGGGGATGGCGCGCTCACGCATTGATTCGCTTTACAACCGCGATTACAATAAATTAGCGCCAATCGTTATTCACGGCGATGCTGCAATTGCAGCGCAAGGGATCGTTTATGAGATCATCCAGATGTCGCAGCTGAAAGGCTACAAGACTGGTGGTACAATTCACCTGGTTATCAATAACCAGGTTGGTTTCACCACAAACTATCTGGATGCTCGTTCAAGTACCTATTGCACCGACGTTGCAAAAGTGACTCGCTGCCCCGTTTTCCACGTAAACGGCGACGATGTTGAAGCATTGATTTATACGATAAAACTGGCAATGGAGTATCGTCAAAAATTCCACTCGGACGTTTTCGTTGATATTCTTTGCTACCGAAAATACGGACACAACGAGGGGGATGAACCACGTTTCACACAACCATTGTTGTACAAAGCTATCGCGAAGCACAAAAACCCACGAGATATTTATGCTGAAAAGTTGTCATCTCTGAATATTATGAGTTCGGAGGAAATCAACCAGGAAGTTGTGAATTTCGACAATTACCTGGACGAGATGTTCCATGAGTCGGAGAAAATAGACAAGCTGAAAATCAAACAGTTTTTGGTTCAGGAGTACGAAAACTTTGTGAAACCGGGTAAAACTGACTTCACGGATCGTATCGATACGACTGTGTCGAAAGAAAAGCTGCTGCATTTGGGTGAGAAACTGACCACATTGCCTCAGGATAAAGTCTTCTTTAACAAGGTGAACCGTATTATTTCGGACCGAAAAATGATGCTTTCAGATAACAAGCTGGACTGGGCAATGGCAGAATTGCTGGCTTACGCGAGTTTGTTGGATGAAGGTTACCCGGTTCGTCTAAGTGGTCAGGACTGTGAGCGCGGGACCTTCGCGCACCGTCACGCTGCTTTTGTGGTGGAAGATATGGATGAGAAATACTTTCCGTTGAAAAACATTTCGCCTAGCCAGGGTCCATTCCATGTTTACAACTCTCACCTGTCAGAGTATGGTGTCATGGGATTTGAATACGGTTACGCGATGGCTCAGCCAAATGCTTTAACAATTTGGGAAGCTCAGTTTGGAGACTTTTCAAACGTGGCTCAGGTAATCATTGACCAATACATTACGTCAGCAGAAGAGAAGTGGGGCTTGATGAATAACCTGGCGTTGTTCCTGCCACACGGATACGAAGGGCAGGGGCCCGAGCACTCAAGCGGACGAATTGAGCGTTTCCTGACCTTGGCAGCCAACAACAATATGCAGGTCATCGTGCCTTCAACTCCGGATAACCTTTTCCACTTGTTGCGTCGTCAACTGTTGTGGGGAACACGTATGCCGCTGATTGTGTTTACACCGAAAAGCTTGTTACGTCACCCGTTGGTTAGCTGTACGCTCGACGAGTTGTCGCATGGTGGATTCAAAGAGGTGATCGACGATCATATCGCAAAACCAACCCAGGTAAAACAAATTGTCTTCAGTAGCGGCCGTCTCTATTACGATCTTTTAAAAGCCCGTGTGGATCGGGGAGATGAGTCAACAGCTATTGTTAGAATTGAGCAGTTGTACCCATTGCCAACCGACCAAATAGAAGCGGTATTGGCAAAATACAAAAAGGCAAAACGTGTTATCTGGGCTCAGGACGAACCGGAGAATATGGGGGCATGGCCTTTCTTACAACGCAAATTAAAACACCTGAATTTAGAATTAGCAGCGAGACCGGAAAGTGGTACTCCAGCCGGAGGATTAATGAAACAACATAATCTGCGCCTCGAAAAAATTATGAATACAATATTTAGCGAAGCAATTTTCGCTTGA
- a CDS encoding QcrA and Rieske domain-containing protein, with amino-acid sequence MKRREFVSKVAVGGSILFVSPFYLNSCSKGGDSATDSPDTGNTDPINIDLSKSEFSDLNTVGGYVYYDKYIIIRSGESAYHVLSKFCTHQGDWVEYLHSSNQIKCNLHGSMFTIAGVVLNGPATRNLAAYNVSVSGNILTIG; translated from the coding sequence ATGAAACGTCGCGAATTTGTATCGAAAGTAGCTGTTGGTGGAAGCATTTTGTTTGTCTCCCCCTTCTACCTAAACTCCTGCAGTAAAGGAGGCGACTCCGCAACTGACTCACCGGACACAGGTAATACAGATCCCATCAATATAGACTTGTCTAAATCGGAATTTTCTGATTTAAATACAGTTGGAGGATACGTCTATTACGATAAATATATCATTATTCGCTCGGGCGAGTCTGCATATCACGTTCTGTCCAAGTTCTGTACACACCAGGGTGATTGGGTGGAATACCTGCATTCGAGTAACCAGATTAAATGCAATCTGCATGGATCCATGTTTACGATCGCTGGCGTGGTACTCAACGGACCGGCAACTCGAAACCTGGCCGCCTATAATGTCTCGGTTTCAGGCAATATATTGACGATTGGATAA